In Macadamia integrifolia cultivar HAES 741 unplaced genomic scaffold, SCU_Mint_v3 scaffold2092, whole genome shotgun sequence, one DNA window encodes the following:
- the LOC122065686 gene encoding alpha/beta hydrolase domain-containing protein 17C — MGGVTSSIAAKFAFFPPNPPSYRVISDESFGGRLYIPEAPRLDDVDVLKLRTRRGHDIVAIHVKHPRATATLLYSHGNAADLGQMLELFIELSNRLRINLMGYDYSGYGQSTGKPSESNTYADIEAVHKCLKEQYGVKDEDLILYGQSVGSGPTLDLASRLPDLRAVVLHSPILSGLRVLYPVKRTYWFDIYKNIDKIGLVTCPVLVIHGTTDEVVDCSHGKQLWELSKEKYEPLWIKGGGHCNLELYPEYIKHLKKFVVHVGKSKAATNGSKERMEDNNQSKQSESGTSDASEMGSDRPEASRNSLDSRLEKSKKTNKPEKSRMSTDNVERYRRRKGLVW; from the exons ATGGGCGGAGTTACCTCGTCGATTGCTGCGAAATTCGCTTTCTTTCCTCCTAATCCTCCCTCTTACCGAGTGATCAGTGACGAATCATTTGGCGGCAGATTGTATATTCCTGAGGCTCCGAGGCTTGACGACGTCGATGTGTTGAAGCTCCGAACGAGGAGAGGCCACGACATCGTAGCTATTCATGTGAAGCATCCTAGGGCCACTGCCACACTCCTTTATTCCCATGGTAATGCTGCCGATTTGGGTCAGATGTTGGAGCTCTTCATCGAATTGAGTAATCGTCTCCGTATTAATCTCATGGG GTATGACTACTCTGGCTACGGACAATCAACTGGCAAG CCCTCTGAATCTAATACATATGCAGACATCGAGGCAGTGCATAAATGTCTCAAGGAGCAATATGGGGTAAAAGACGAGGATTTAATATTATATGGTCAGTCTGTTGGAAGTGGTCCAACTCTTGATCTAGCTTCTCGTCTACCAGACTTGAGAGCTGTGGTTCTCCATAGCCCCATCCTTTCTGGGTTGAGAGTATTGTACCCTGTCAAACGAACGTACTGGTTTGACATTTACAAG AATATTGACAAAATTGGCTTAGTGACTTGCCCGGTTCTGGTAATTCAT GGAACAACAGACGAAGTTGTGGATTGTTCCCATGGGAAGCAGCTTTGGGAACTGAGCAAGGAAAAGTATGAACCCCTCTGGATAAAGGGTGGTGGCCATTGCAATCTTGAACTTTATCCGGAGTACATTAAACACCTGAAGAAATTTGTAGTGCATGTTGGTAAATCGAAGGCTGCAACAAATGGTTCTAAAGAAAGAATGGAAGACAACAATCAGAGTAAACAATCTGAAAGTGGAACTTCAGATGCATCTGAGATGGGATCTGATCGTCCTGAGGCCTCAAGAAACAGTTTAGATAGTAGACTTGAGAAGTCAAAGAAGACTAACAAGCCTGAAAAATCACGGATGAGCACTGACAATGTAGAGAGGTATAGGAGAAGAAAGGGCTTGGTCTGGTGA